In Penaeus monodon isolate SGIC_2016 chromosome 15, NSTDA_Pmon_1, whole genome shotgun sequence, a genomic segment contains:
- the LOC119581954 gene encoding uncharacterized protein LOC119581954 — MTQMKTLQEWSADCIAQSLLHSECVTQLATSAFRGQISPTQKAVICKSLKSLKLHLSSLDCSSSGSISNPASRLLKQRIASVAEYISCQSQLNFLKASILKLLLLEEFVLSTGVEWKENTSWGDEDGDFVFEYSTSDVAYLNAFIRVLKTFGPFPVEKAVISFDFRDTDDMKSVLQALFSSCTKIKSIHLAGKSVHLVALSNLKCFSKQLEELVLIDSFGALTKDVFCVSLLGRPWIEYISSHDGRNSCLEPQFPALKHLWYQRKNSHQNWNDSFIKTAILTYYPNLKTLNWRVNDFNHNYALTKIPGLSGKQYNLESLLLTAVDLSDSRSNSMICSVDVGFLPQLFPGLQDVSLVFTRGFDCLCSRSEMLGPCTTRATQIIETLSNLLSDCSKIESLTAGGDVLHLESILLPILTQHGHRLKSLGLQLHSTAITTQQHIMSIVSLCPYLESITISGSELYHGVYAKTQRRGSWPRVKSLQFMLNTTHPENVELMRMFISSCCFVESLCISTYCIENLHTIVNDITSDYIIALILPVLDDVSPVDIDDHICSVLKQFPNLRYIYVPRKLKKWRNLQEKLWNRGVTVKFTDLLANGF, encoded by the exons ATGACTCAAATGAAGACGCTTCAAGAGTGGTCTGCTGATTGCATCGCCCAGAGTCTTTTGCATAGTGAATGTGTTACTCAGCTGGCCACTTCTGCCTTCAGGGGTCAGATTAGTCCTACACAGAAAGCAGTTATATGCAAGAGCCTG AAGAGTCTCAAACTGCACCTGTCCAGCTTGGATTGCTCTTCATCAGGCAGCATCAGCAATCCTGCCTCAAGACTCCTGAAGCAGAGGATTGCATCTGTTGCAGAATATATATCATGTCAATCACAGTTAAACTTCCTAAAGGCATCCATACTAAAACTTCTGCTTCTAGAAGAATTTGTTCTGAGCACTGGTGTTGAGTGGAAAGAAAATACATCGTGGGGAGACGAGGATGGGGACTTCGTATTTGAGTATTCTACCTCAGATGTGGCATACCTCAATGCCTTCATAAGGGTTCTAAAAACATTTGGCCCTTTCCCAGTTGAAAAGGCAGTCATTTCCTTTGATTTCCGAGACACGGATGATATGAAGTCAGTACTCCAGGCACTTTTTAGCAGTTGTACCAAAATTAAAAGTATTCACCTTGCAGGAAAAAGTGTACATCTTGTTGCTCTCAGCAATCTGAAATGCTTCTCAAAACAGCTGGAGGAGCTAGTGCTAATTGATTCCTTCGGCGCTTTAACTAAagatgtgttttgtgtatctCTGTTAGGTAGACCTTGGATTGAATATATATCTAGTCATGATGGTAGAAATAGTTGTTTAGAACCTCAATTTCCAGCTTTAAAGCATTTGTGGTATCAGAGGAAAAATTCAC ATCAAAACTGGAATGACAGTTTCATAAAGACAGCAATTCTTACTTATTATCCAAACTTAAAAACCCTTAATTGGCGTGTAAATGATTTCAACCACAATTATGCTCTTACTAAAATACCAGGTTTAAGTGGAAAGCAGTACAACCTGGAAAGTTTATTGCTAACTGCTGTAGATCTGTCTGATTCTCGTAGTAATAGCATGATTTGCAGTGTGGATGTTGGTTTCTTACCGCAACTTTTTCCTGGTCTGCAGGATGTGTCCTTGGTATTTACTAGAGGTTTTGATTGCCTGTGCTCAAGATCAGAGATGTTGGGCCCATGTACAACCAGAGCAACACAGATTATAGAAACTCTAAGTAACTTACTCTCTGACTGTAGCAAGATCGAGTCTTTAACTGCAGGTGGTGATGTTTTACATTTAGAATCAATCCTGTTGCCAATCCTAACACAGCATGGGCATAGACTCAAATCTCTTGGACTACAGCTACATTCCACTGCAATAACGACACAGCAACACATAATGTCAATAGTTTCACTGTGTCCATACCTAGAAAGCATTACTATAAGTGGAAGTGAGTTATATCATGGAGTGTATGCAAAGACTCAGAGAAGAGGAAGTTGGCCAAGAGTGAAATCGTTACAGTTTATGTTAAATACAACTCATCCAGAAAATGTAGAGTTAATGAGGATGTTTATATCATCCTGCTGTTTTGTGGAAAGTCTATGCATTAGTACCTATTGTATTGAGAATTTACACACCATAGTAAATGACATCACATCAGACTATATTATAGCTTTAATATTGCCTGTCCTGGATGATGTATCTCCTGTGGATATAGATGATCATATTTGTAGTGTACTAAAACAATTTCCTAATTTACGATATATTTATGTGCCTAGAAAACTAAAGAAATGGAGAAATTTACAGGAAAAGTTGTGGAATCGTGGGGTAACAGTTAAGTTTACAGATCTCTTGGCTAATGGATTTTGA